The proteins below come from a single Chrysoperla carnea chromosome 1, inChrCarn1.1, whole genome shotgun sequence genomic window:
- the LOC123290756 gene encoding protein l(2)37Cc, whose translation MAAQFFSRVGQLGLGVALVGGVVNSALYNVDGGHRAVIFDRFAGIKNQVVGEGTHFYIPWVQRPVIFDIRSRPRNIPVITGSKDLQNVNITLRILFRPLPDQLPKIYTVLGVDYEERVLPSITTEVLKAVVAQFDAGELITQRDLVSQKVSDDLTERASQFGVILDDISITHLTFGKEFTQAVELKQVAQQEAEKARFLVEKAEQTKKATVLSAEGDATAADLLAKSFGEAGEGLVELRRIEAAEDIAYQLSRSPQVAYLPGGQNLLLNVPTL comes from the exons ATGGCTGCACAATTTTTTAGCCGAGTGGGACAACTAGGCTTAGGTGTTGCCTTAGTAGGAGGTGTAGTAAATTCCGCATTATACAATG TTGATGGTGGCCATAGAGCAGTTATATTCGATAGATTTGCTGGTATTAAGAATCAAGTTGTCGGAGAAGGTACTCATTTTTATATTCCATGGGTCCAAAGGCCAGTTATATTTGACATTCGGTCTAGACCACGAAATATACCAGTAATTACAGGAAGTAAAG ATTTACAAAATGTCAATATTACGTTACGTATATTATTCCGACCGCTTCCCGACCAGCTTCCTAAAATTTACACAGTCCTTGGTGTTGATTACGAAGAACGTGTCTTACCGTCAATTACAACAGAAGTTTTAAAGGCTGTTGTAGCCCAATTTGATGCTGGTGAATTAATTACACAACGAGACTTAGTCTCACAAAAAGTAAGCGACGATTTAACTGAAAGAGCATCTCAATTTGGTGTTATATTAGATGATATATCTATAACACATTTAACATTCGGTAAAGAATTCACACAAGCTGTAGAATTAAAACAAGTTGCACAACAAGAAGCTGAGAAAGCACGATTTTTGGTTGAAAAAGCTGAACAAACGAAGAAAGCGACTGTTTTATCAGCTGAAGGTGATGCTACAGCTGCAGATTTATTAGCGAAATCATTTGGTGAAGCTGGTGAAGGTTTAGTTGAATTAAGAAGAATTGAAGCTGCCGAGGATATTGCTTACCAATTATCTAGATCACCACAAGTAGCTTATTTACCTGGTGGACAAAATTTATTGCTTAATGTTCCaactctttaa